From Daucus carota subsp. sativus chromosome 6, DH1 v3.0, whole genome shotgun sequence, the proteins below share one genomic window:
- the LOC108227634 gene encoding uncharacterized protein LOC108227634 isoform X2, whose protein sequence is MEAPSGVAGARGVSLPMQSSRKEWRAVPEQDSGNEDFQRSKLGQSDERLIFEVQQPGDVDFCSISIDASMENELQQRLRSVVKQKEELEHVETEIRAEIIARSQIIALQSSYDSQIKEHVNANVKLQEQLREMEQGIHELEREIEVKERELHAIRLDTQAVWAKDDLLREQNKELANFRRERDNSEAERAQHLKQIHDFQEHIQEKEQLLMELQEQQRVAQETVIFKDEQLREAQTWITRAQEMDALQTSTNQTLQAELRERIEQYNQLWMNCQRQFTEFVHTIQALQIELAELRERSGTYSDDSRASQSNLKDASQSGNSNGSQLNVSGNAHARDSNTLPNGNLENDSSMSQGNASGQSGQTNHVAAVPIVPQSLVRMPTYLPGQVAALHPYIMHQQAVAQSVSSHVPQSHTAHFHSVPAVSSLNHWQNQQAASEGSQIPAQEQHPPSQSEQNLLRAENNYDYKVPVNGQPSQTEYVDAQINPEVQPQAVVPTQNEGAQVLESIDKRYIVDPRSQNNLQHLSSQFHEGLTLDSLKHNSESENINTLGKLEARVSMAEQPNAKLSEEQLKNKNLMENDGANTALASEALVSAEDKSKLVGKSSEITLLDEGSLLRCIVRTIPPNGGIRISSTLPNRLGKMLSPLHWHDYKKSYGKLDDFVGSHPELFVIEGDFIHLREGAQEIIAATAAFAKVKAAASATTSHSSLLPSVAVTPMAQSHRLKREQATSRPGNLTDGQTQTQLINGVPYAVGAVSTVKILSKSKDIAEHSSTEIRPQVPTQFASGNGSTIDRSDVVGSQIRGSVRGRANSSFVVKQQDRTTGTSLNPRR, encoded by the exons ATGGAGGCACCTAGCGGTGTCGCAGGCGCTCGCGGCGTGTCTCTACCGATGCAATCGTCTCGGAAGGAGTGGCGAGCTGTTCCCGAACAGGACTCCGGCAATGAG GATTTTCAAAGATCAAAGTTAGGGCAGTCTGATGAAAGATTAATTTTTGAG GTACAGCAACCGGGGGATGTGGACTTTTGTTCGATTTCGATTGATGCAAGTATGGAGAATGAGTTGCAGCAGCGGCTTCGTTCGGTGGTTAAGCAAAAGGAGGAGTTGGAGCATGTAGAGACGGAGATTAGGGCGGAGATCATTGCCCGATCGCAGATTATTGCGTTGCAGAGTAGTTATGATTCACAGATAAAGGAGCATGTTAATGCCAATGTCAAGCTTCAA GAGCAATTACGGGAAATGGAACAGGGTATACATGAACTTGAAAGAGAGATTGAAGTGAAAGAAAGGGAGCTGCATGCAATTAGATTAGATACTCAAGCA GTGTGGGCCAAAGATGATCTTCTCAGAGAACAAAACAAAGAACTGGCAAATTTTAG GAGAGAACGTGATAATTCAGAAGCTGAGAGAGCACAGCATCTTAAACAAATTCATGATTTTCAAGAGCACATTCAAGAAAAAGAGCAGCTGTTGATGGAGTTGCAGGAACAG CAAAGAGTAGCACAGGAAACTGTAATCTTTAAAGATGAACAACTAAGGGAGGCACAGACATGGATTACACGAGCCCAGGAAATGGATGCGCTGCAAACAAGTACAAACCAAACCTTACAAGCTGAACTTCGAGAGCGTATTGAACAGTATAATCAGTTGTGGATGAATTGCCAAAGACAG TTTACCGAGTTTGTGCATACCATACAAGCACTCCAGATCGAGCTGGCTGAACTAAGAGAAAGAAGTGGAACCTACTCGGACGACTCACGTGCTTCCCAGTCAAACTTAAAGGATGCTTCTCAGTCGGGAAACAGCAATGGAAGCCAACTGAATGTTAGTGGGAATGCTCACGCCCGTGATTCCAACACTCTTCCTAATGGGAACTTGGAGAATGATTCATCTATGTCACAGGGAAATGCTTCCGGACAGTCTGGTCAG ACCAATCACGTTGCTGCTGTTCCTATTGTTCCTCAGTCACTAGTTCGGATGCCCACCTACCTCCCTGGGCAAGTGGCTGCTTTGCATCCCTATATTATGCATCAACAAGCGGTTGCACAATCTGTTTCTTCGCATGTTCCTCAATCACATACTGCACATTTTCACTCAGTACCAGCGGTATCATCTCTAAATCATTGGCAGAATCAACAG GCTGCATCAGAAGGTTCTCAAATCCCAGCTCAGGAACAACATCCCCCATCACAAAGCGAACAAAATTTGCTACGAGCAGAAAATAATTATGACTATAAAGTGCCTGTAAATGGACAACCTAGTCAGACAGAATACGTCGATGCTCAAATCAATCCAGAGGTACAACCTCAAGCGGTAGTTCCAACCCAGAACGAGGGAGCACAG GTCCTGGAATCCATTGATAAACGCTACATTGTAGATCCTCGATCTCAGAACAACTTGCAACATTTATCTTCCCAGTTTCACGAGGGTTTGACCCTGGATTCTTTGAAGCATAATAGCGAGAGTGAG AATATTAACACTCTGGGAAAATTAGAGGCCCGAGTTTCTATGGCCGAACAACCCAATGCTAAATTATCTGAAGAACagctgaaaaataaaaatttaatggaGAATGACGGTGCTAATACCGCGTTAGCTTCTGAAGCTCTTGTCTCTGCTGAGGACAAGTCTAAACTTgttggaaagagctcagaaatTACTCTTCTTGATGAAGGATCATTGTTGCGCTGCATTGTTCGCACAATTCCACCAAATGGTGGAATCAGGATTAGTTCAACG CTACCCAACAGGCTTGGAAAAATGCTTTCACCTCTACATTGGCATGATTACAAGAAAAGTTACGGAAAACTTGATGACTTTGTTGGCAGTCATCCTgaa CTGTTTGTTATTGAAGGAGACTTTATTCACCTTAGAGAAGGCGCTCAAGAGATTATTGCAGCTACGGCAGCTTTTGCTAAAGTTAAAGCAGCTGCTTCTGCAACCACATCGCACTCCTCCCTGTTGCCTTCTGTTGCTGTCACGCCCATGGCTCAGTCACACCGATTAAAAAGGGAGCAGGCAACCAGCCGACCAGGAAACCTTACTGATGGTCAGACGCAGACTCAGCTTATAAATGGTGTTCCATATGCTGTTGGAGCTGTTTCAACAGTGAAAATTTTAAGCAAATCTAAAGACATTGCGGAACATAGTAGCACTGAAATTAGACCTCAGGTGCCTACACAGTTCGCTTCTGGAAATGGATCAACTATAGATAGATCTGATGTAGTTGGTTCTCAAATCAGGGGTTCAGTCCGGGGCAGGGCCAATTCAAGTTTTGTTGTGAAGCAGCAGGACAG AACAACTGGAACTTCGTTGAACCCAAGAAGATA G
- the LOC108227634 gene encoding uncharacterized protein LOC108227634 isoform X3, with product MEAPSGVAGARGVSLPMQSSRKEWRAVPEQDSGNEDFQRSKLGQSDERLIFEQPGDVDFCSISIDASMENELQQRLRSVVKQKEELEHVETEIRAEIIARSQIIALQSSYDSQIKEHVNANVKLQEQLREMEQGIHELEREIEVKERELHAIRLDTQAVWAKDDLLREQNKELANFRRERDNSEAERAQHLKQIHDFQEHIQEKEQLLMELQEQQRVAQETVIFKDEQLREAQTWITRAQEMDALQTSTNQTLQAELRERIEQYNQLWMNCQRQFTEFVHTIQALQIELAELRERSGTYSDDSRASQSNLKDASQSGNSNGSQLNVSGNAHARDSNTLPNGNLENDSSMSQGNASGQSGQTNHVAAVPIVPQSLVRMPTYLPGQVAALHPYIMHQQAVAQSVSSHVPQSHTAHFHSVPAVSSLNHWQNQQAASEGSQIPAQEQHPPSQSEQNLLRAENNYDYKVPVNGQPSQTEYVDAQINPEVQPQAVVPTQNEGAQVLESIDKRYIVDPRSQNNLQHLSSQFHEGLTLDSLKHNSESEKNINTLGKLEARVSMAEQPNAKLSEEQLKNKNLMENDGANTALASEALVSAEDKSKLVGKSSEITLLDEGSLLRCIVRTIPPNGGIRISSTLPNRLGKMLSPLHWHDYKKSYGKLDDFVGSHPELFVIEGDFIHLREGAQEIIAATAAFAKVKAAASATTSHSSLLPSVAVTPMAQSHRLKREQATSRPGNLTDGQTQTQLINGVPYAVGAVSTVKILSKSKDIAEHSSTEIRPQVPTQFASGNGSTIDRSDVVGSQIRGSVRGRANSSFVVKQQDRTTGTSLNPRR from the exons ATGGAGGCACCTAGCGGTGTCGCAGGCGCTCGCGGCGTGTCTCTACCGATGCAATCGTCTCGGAAGGAGTGGCGAGCTGTTCCCGAACAGGACTCCGGCAATGAG GATTTTCAAAGATCAAAGTTAGGGCAGTCTGATGAAAGATTAATTTTTGAG CAACCGGGGGATGTGGACTTTTGTTCGATTTCGATTGATGCAAGTATGGAGAATGAGTTGCAGCAGCGGCTTCGTTCGGTGGTTAAGCAAAAGGAGGAGTTGGAGCATGTAGAGACGGAGATTAGGGCGGAGATCATTGCCCGATCGCAGATTATTGCGTTGCAGAGTAGTTATGATTCACAGATAAAGGAGCATGTTAATGCCAATGTCAAGCTTCAA GAGCAATTACGGGAAATGGAACAGGGTATACATGAACTTGAAAGAGAGATTGAAGTGAAAGAAAGGGAGCTGCATGCAATTAGATTAGATACTCAAGCA GTGTGGGCCAAAGATGATCTTCTCAGAGAACAAAACAAAGAACTGGCAAATTTTAG GAGAGAACGTGATAATTCAGAAGCTGAGAGAGCACAGCATCTTAAACAAATTCATGATTTTCAAGAGCACATTCAAGAAAAAGAGCAGCTGTTGATGGAGTTGCAGGAACAG CAAAGAGTAGCACAGGAAACTGTAATCTTTAAAGATGAACAACTAAGGGAGGCACAGACATGGATTACACGAGCCCAGGAAATGGATGCGCTGCAAACAAGTACAAACCAAACCTTACAAGCTGAACTTCGAGAGCGTATTGAACAGTATAATCAGTTGTGGATGAATTGCCAAAGACAG TTTACCGAGTTTGTGCATACCATACAAGCACTCCAGATCGAGCTGGCTGAACTAAGAGAAAGAAGTGGAACCTACTCGGACGACTCACGTGCTTCCCAGTCAAACTTAAAGGATGCTTCTCAGTCGGGAAACAGCAATGGAAGCCAACTGAATGTTAGTGGGAATGCTCACGCCCGTGATTCCAACACTCTTCCTAATGGGAACTTGGAGAATGATTCATCTATGTCACAGGGAAATGCTTCCGGACAGTCTGGTCAG ACCAATCACGTTGCTGCTGTTCCTATTGTTCCTCAGTCACTAGTTCGGATGCCCACCTACCTCCCTGGGCAAGTGGCTGCTTTGCATCCCTATATTATGCATCAACAAGCGGTTGCACAATCTGTTTCTTCGCATGTTCCTCAATCACATACTGCACATTTTCACTCAGTACCAGCGGTATCATCTCTAAATCATTGGCAGAATCAACAG GCTGCATCAGAAGGTTCTCAAATCCCAGCTCAGGAACAACATCCCCCATCACAAAGCGAACAAAATTTGCTACGAGCAGAAAATAATTATGACTATAAAGTGCCTGTAAATGGACAACCTAGTCAGACAGAATACGTCGATGCTCAAATCAATCCAGAGGTACAACCTCAAGCGGTAGTTCCAACCCAGAACGAGGGAGCACAG GTCCTGGAATCCATTGATAAACGCTACATTGTAGATCCTCGATCTCAGAACAACTTGCAACATTTATCTTCCCAGTTTCACGAGGGTTTGACCCTGGATTCTTTGAAGCATAATAGCGAGAGTGAG AAGAATATTAACACTCTGGGAAAATTAGAGGCCCGAGTTTCTATGGCCGAACAACCCAATGCTAAATTATCTGAAGAACagctgaaaaataaaaatttaatggaGAATGACGGTGCTAATACCGCGTTAGCTTCTGAAGCTCTTGTCTCTGCTGAGGACAAGTCTAAACTTgttggaaagagctcagaaatTACTCTTCTTGATGAAGGATCATTGTTGCGCTGCATTGTTCGCACAATTCCACCAAATGGTGGAATCAGGATTAGTTCAACG CTACCCAACAGGCTTGGAAAAATGCTTTCACCTCTACATTGGCATGATTACAAGAAAAGTTACGGAAAACTTGATGACTTTGTTGGCAGTCATCCTgaa CTGTTTGTTATTGAAGGAGACTTTATTCACCTTAGAGAAGGCGCTCAAGAGATTATTGCAGCTACGGCAGCTTTTGCTAAAGTTAAAGCAGCTGCTTCTGCAACCACATCGCACTCCTCCCTGTTGCCTTCTGTTGCTGTCACGCCCATGGCTCAGTCACACCGATTAAAAAGGGAGCAGGCAACCAGCCGACCAGGAAACCTTACTGATGGTCAGACGCAGACTCAGCTTATAAATGGTGTTCCATATGCTGTTGGAGCTGTTTCAACAGTGAAAATTTTAAGCAAATCTAAAGACATTGCGGAACATAGTAGCACTGAAATTAGACCTCAGGTGCCTACACAGTTCGCTTCTGGAAATGGATCAACTATAGATAGATCTGATGTAGTTGGTTCTCAAATCAGGGGTTCAGTCCGGGGCAGGGCCAATTCAAGTTTTGTTGTGAAGCAGCAGGACAG AACAACTGGAACTTCGTTGAACCCAAGAAGATA G
- the LOC108227634 gene encoding uncharacterized protein LOC108227634 isoform X1, which translates to MEAPSGVAGARGVSLPMQSSRKEWRAVPEQDSGNEDFQRSKLGQSDERLIFEVQQPGDVDFCSISIDASMENELQQRLRSVVKQKEELEHVETEIRAEIIARSQIIALQSSYDSQIKEHVNANVKLQEQLREMEQGIHELEREIEVKERELHAIRLDTQAVWAKDDLLREQNKELANFRRERDNSEAERAQHLKQIHDFQEHIQEKEQLLMELQEQQRVAQETVIFKDEQLREAQTWITRAQEMDALQTSTNQTLQAELRERIEQYNQLWMNCQRQFTEFVHTIQALQIELAELRERSGTYSDDSRASQSNLKDASQSGNSNGSQLNVSGNAHARDSNTLPNGNLENDSSMSQGNASGQSGQTNHVAAVPIVPQSLVRMPTYLPGQVAALHPYIMHQQAVAQSVSSHVPQSHTAHFHSVPAVSSLNHWQNQQAASEGSQIPAQEQHPPSQSEQNLLRAENNYDYKVPVNGQPSQTEYVDAQINPEVQPQAVVPTQNEGAQVLESIDKRYIVDPRSQNNLQHLSSQFHEGLTLDSLKHNSESEKNINTLGKLEARVSMAEQPNAKLSEEQLKNKNLMENDGANTALASEALVSAEDKSKLVGKSSEITLLDEGSLLRCIVRTIPPNGGIRISSTLPNRLGKMLSPLHWHDYKKSYGKLDDFVGSHPELFVIEGDFIHLREGAQEIIAATAAFAKVKAAASATTSHSSLLPSVAVTPMAQSHRLKREQATSRPGNLTDGQTQTQLINGVPYAVGAVSTVKILSKSKDIAEHSSTEIRPQVPTQFASGNGSTIDRSDVVGSQIRGSVRGRANSSFVVKQQDRTTGTSLNPRR; encoded by the exons ATGGAGGCACCTAGCGGTGTCGCAGGCGCTCGCGGCGTGTCTCTACCGATGCAATCGTCTCGGAAGGAGTGGCGAGCTGTTCCCGAACAGGACTCCGGCAATGAG GATTTTCAAAGATCAAAGTTAGGGCAGTCTGATGAAAGATTAATTTTTGAG GTACAGCAACCGGGGGATGTGGACTTTTGTTCGATTTCGATTGATGCAAGTATGGAGAATGAGTTGCAGCAGCGGCTTCGTTCGGTGGTTAAGCAAAAGGAGGAGTTGGAGCATGTAGAGACGGAGATTAGGGCGGAGATCATTGCCCGATCGCAGATTATTGCGTTGCAGAGTAGTTATGATTCACAGATAAAGGAGCATGTTAATGCCAATGTCAAGCTTCAA GAGCAATTACGGGAAATGGAACAGGGTATACATGAACTTGAAAGAGAGATTGAAGTGAAAGAAAGGGAGCTGCATGCAATTAGATTAGATACTCAAGCA GTGTGGGCCAAAGATGATCTTCTCAGAGAACAAAACAAAGAACTGGCAAATTTTAG GAGAGAACGTGATAATTCAGAAGCTGAGAGAGCACAGCATCTTAAACAAATTCATGATTTTCAAGAGCACATTCAAGAAAAAGAGCAGCTGTTGATGGAGTTGCAGGAACAG CAAAGAGTAGCACAGGAAACTGTAATCTTTAAAGATGAACAACTAAGGGAGGCACAGACATGGATTACACGAGCCCAGGAAATGGATGCGCTGCAAACAAGTACAAACCAAACCTTACAAGCTGAACTTCGAGAGCGTATTGAACAGTATAATCAGTTGTGGATGAATTGCCAAAGACAG TTTACCGAGTTTGTGCATACCATACAAGCACTCCAGATCGAGCTGGCTGAACTAAGAGAAAGAAGTGGAACCTACTCGGACGACTCACGTGCTTCCCAGTCAAACTTAAAGGATGCTTCTCAGTCGGGAAACAGCAATGGAAGCCAACTGAATGTTAGTGGGAATGCTCACGCCCGTGATTCCAACACTCTTCCTAATGGGAACTTGGAGAATGATTCATCTATGTCACAGGGAAATGCTTCCGGACAGTCTGGTCAG ACCAATCACGTTGCTGCTGTTCCTATTGTTCCTCAGTCACTAGTTCGGATGCCCACCTACCTCCCTGGGCAAGTGGCTGCTTTGCATCCCTATATTATGCATCAACAAGCGGTTGCACAATCTGTTTCTTCGCATGTTCCTCAATCACATACTGCACATTTTCACTCAGTACCAGCGGTATCATCTCTAAATCATTGGCAGAATCAACAG GCTGCATCAGAAGGTTCTCAAATCCCAGCTCAGGAACAACATCCCCCATCACAAAGCGAACAAAATTTGCTACGAGCAGAAAATAATTATGACTATAAAGTGCCTGTAAATGGACAACCTAGTCAGACAGAATACGTCGATGCTCAAATCAATCCAGAGGTACAACCTCAAGCGGTAGTTCCAACCCAGAACGAGGGAGCACAG GTCCTGGAATCCATTGATAAACGCTACATTGTAGATCCTCGATCTCAGAACAACTTGCAACATTTATCTTCCCAGTTTCACGAGGGTTTGACCCTGGATTCTTTGAAGCATAATAGCGAGAGTGAG AAGAATATTAACACTCTGGGAAAATTAGAGGCCCGAGTTTCTATGGCCGAACAACCCAATGCTAAATTATCTGAAGAACagctgaaaaataaaaatttaatggaGAATGACGGTGCTAATACCGCGTTAGCTTCTGAAGCTCTTGTCTCTGCTGAGGACAAGTCTAAACTTgttggaaagagctcagaaatTACTCTTCTTGATGAAGGATCATTGTTGCGCTGCATTGTTCGCACAATTCCACCAAATGGTGGAATCAGGATTAGTTCAACG CTACCCAACAGGCTTGGAAAAATGCTTTCACCTCTACATTGGCATGATTACAAGAAAAGTTACGGAAAACTTGATGACTTTGTTGGCAGTCATCCTgaa CTGTTTGTTATTGAAGGAGACTTTATTCACCTTAGAGAAGGCGCTCAAGAGATTATTGCAGCTACGGCAGCTTTTGCTAAAGTTAAAGCAGCTGCTTCTGCAACCACATCGCACTCCTCCCTGTTGCCTTCTGTTGCTGTCACGCCCATGGCTCAGTCACACCGATTAAAAAGGGAGCAGGCAACCAGCCGACCAGGAAACCTTACTGATGGTCAGACGCAGACTCAGCTTATAAATGGTGTTCCATATGCTGTTGGAGCTGTTTCAACAGTGAAAATTTTAAGCAAATCTAAAGACATTGCGGAACATAGTAGCACTGAAATTAGACCTCAGGTGCCTACACAGTTCGCTTCTGGAAATGGATCAACTATAGATAGATCTGATGTAGTTGGTTCTCAAATCAGGGGTTCAGTCCGGGGCAGGGCCAATTCAAGTTTTGTTGTGAAGCAGCAGGACAG AACAACTGGAACTTCGTTGAACCCAAGAAGATA G
- the LOC108227634 gene encoding uncharacterized protein LOC108227634 isoform X4, whose protein sequence is MEAPSGVAGARGVSLPMQSSRKEWRAVPEQDSGNEVQQPGDVDFCSISIDASMENELQQRLRSVVKQKEELEHVETEIRAEIIARSQIIALQSSYDSQIKEHVNANVKLQEQLREMEQGIHELEREIEVKERELHAIRLDTQAVWAKDDLLREQNKELANFRRERDNSEAERAQHLKQIHDFQEHIQEKEQLLMELQEQQRVAQETVIFKDEQLREAQTWITRAQEMDALQTSTNQTLQAELRERIEQYNQLWMNCQRQFTEFVHTIQALQIELAELRERSGTYSDDSRASQSNLKDASQSGNSNGSQLNVSGNAHARDSNTLPNGNLENDSSMSQGNASGQSGQTNHVAAVPIVPQSLVRMPTYLPGQVAALHPYIMHQQAVAQSVSSHVPQSHTAHFHSVPAVSSLNHWQNQQAASEGSQIPAQEQHPPSQSEQNLLRAENNYDYKVPVNGQPSQTEYVDAQINPEVQPQAVVPTQNEGAQVLESIDKRYIVDPRSQNNLQHLSSQFHEGLTLDSLKHNSESEKNINTLGKLEARVSMAEQPNAKLSEEQLKNKNLMENDGANTALASEALVSAEDKSKLVGKSSEITLLDEGSLLRCIVRTIPPNGGIRISSTLPNRLGKMLSPLHWHDYKKSYGKLDDFVGSHPELFVIEGDFIHLREGAQEIIAATAAFAKVKAAASATTSHSSLLPSVAVTPMAQSHRLKREQATSRPGNLTDGQTQTQLINGVPYAVGAVSTVKILSKSKDIAEHSSTEIRPQVPTQFASGNGSTIDRSDVVGSQIRGSVRGRANSSFVVKQQDRTTGTSLNPRR, encoded by the exons ATGGAGGCACCTAGCGGTGTCGCAGGCGCTCGCGGCGTGTCTCTACCGATGCAATCGTCTCGGAAGGAGTGGCGAGCTGTTCCCGAACAGGACTCCGGCAATGAG GTACAGCAACCGGGGGATGTGGACTTTTGTTCGATTTCGATTGATGCAAGTATGGAGAATGAGTTGCAGCAGCGGCTTCGTTCGGTGGTTAAGCAAAAGGAGGAGTTGGAGCATGTAGAGACGGAGATTAGGGCGGAGATCATTGCCCGATCGCAGATTATTGCGTTGCAGAGTAGTTATGATTCACAGATAAAGGAGCATGTTAATGCCAATGTCAAGCTTCAA GAGCAATTACGGGAAATGGAACAGGGTATACATGAACTTGAAAGAGAGATTGAAGTGAAAGAAAGGGAGCTGCATGCAATTAGATTAGATACTCAAGCA GTGTGGGCCAAAGATGATCTTCTCAGAGAACAAAACAAAGAACTGGCAAATTTTAG GAGAGAACGTGATAATTCAGAAGCTGAGAGAGCACAGCATCTTAAACAAATTCATGATTTTCAAGAGCACATTCAAGAAAAAGAGCAGCTGTTGATGGAGTTGCAGGAACAG CAAAGAGTAGCACAGGAAACTGTAATCTTTAAAGATGAACAACTAAGGGAGGCACAGACATGGATTACACGAGCCCAGGAAATGGATGCGCTGCAAACAAGTACAAACCAAACCTTACAAGCTGAACTTCGAGAGCGTATTGAACAGTATAATCAGTTGTGGATGAATTGCCAAAGACAG TTTACCGAGTTTGTGCATACCATACAAGCACTCCAGATCGAGCTGGCTGAACTAAGAGAAAGAAGTGGAACCTACTCGGACGACTCACGTGCTTCCCAGTCAAACTTAAAGGATGCTTCTCAGTCGGGAAACAGCAATGGAAGCCAACTGAATGTTAGTGGGAATGCTCACGCCCGTGATTCCAACACTCTTCCTAATGGGAACTTGGAGAATGATTCATCTATGTCACAGGGAAATGCTTCCGGACAGTCTGGTCAG ACCAATCACGTTGCTGCTGTTCCTATTGTTCCTCAGTCACTAGTTCGGATGCCCACCTACCTCCCTGGGCAAGTGGCTGCTTTGCATCCCTATATTATGCATCAACAAGCGGTTGCACAATCTGTTTCTTCGCATGTTCCTCAATCACATACTGCACATTTTCACTCAGTACCAGCGGTATCATCTCTAAATCATTGGCAGAATCAACAG GCTGCATCAGAAGGTTCTCAAATCCCAGCTCAGGAACAACATCCCCCATCACAAAGCGAACAAAATTTGCTACGAGCAGAAAATAATTATGACTATAAAGTGCCTGTAAATGGACAACCTAGTCAGACAGAATACGTCGATGCTCAAATCAATCCAGAGGTACAACCTCAAGCGGTAGTTCCAACCCAGAACGAGGGAGCACAG GTCCTGGAATCCATTGATAAACGCTACATTGTAGATCCTCGATCTCAGAACAACTTGCAACATTTATCTTCCCAGTTTCACGAGGGTTTGACCCTGGATTCTTTGAAGCATAATAGCGAGAGTGAG AAGAATATTAACACTCTGGGAAAATTAGAGGCCCGAGTTTCTATGGCCGAACAACCCAATGCTAAATTATCTGAAGAACagctgaaaaataaaaatttaatggaGAATGACGGTGCTAATACCGCGTTAGCTTCTGAAGCTCTTGTCTCTGCTGAGGACAAGTCTAAACTTgttggaaagagctcagaaatTACTCTTCTTGATGAAGGATCATTGTTGCGCTGCATTGTTCGCACAATTCCACCAAATGGTGGAATCAGGATTAGTTCAACG CTACCCAACAGGCTTGGAAAAATGCTTTCACCTCTACATTGGCATGATTACAAGAAAAGTTACGGAAAACTTGATGACTTTGTTGGCAGTCATCCTgaa CTGTTTGTTATTGAAGGAGACTTTATTCACCTTAGAGAAGGCGCTCAAGAGATTATTGCAGCTACGGCAGCTTTTGCTAAAGTTAAAGCAGCTGCTTCTGCAACCACATCGCACTCCTCCCTGTTGCCTTCTGTTGCTGTCACGCCCATGGCTCAGTCACACCGATTAAAAAGGGAGCAGGCAACCAGCCGACCAGGAAACCTTACTGATGGTCAGACGCAGACTCAGCTTATAAATGGTGTTCCATATGCTGTTGGAGCTGTTTCAACAGTGAAAATTTTAAGCAAATCTAAAGACATTGCGGAACATAGTAGCACTGAAATTAGACCTCAGGTGCCTACACAGTTCGCTTCTGGAAATGGATCAACTATAGATAGATCTGATGTAGTTGGTTCTCAAATCAGGGGTTCAGTCCGGGGCAGGGCCAATTCAAGTTTTGTTGTGAAGCAGCAGGACAG AACAACTGGAACTTCGTTGAACCCAAGAAGATA G